A single window of Cytophagia bacterium CHB2 DNA harbors:
- the nifJ gene encoding pyruvate:ferredoxin (flavodoxin) oxidoreductase, whose amino-acid sequence MKTKNFQTLDGNEAVAHVAFRVNEVIAIYPITPSSPMGEWADAWASERSPNLWGVVPSVVEMQSEAGAAGAVHGSLQAGALTTTFTSSQGLLLMIPNMYKIAGELTPVVFHVAARSLAAQALSIFGDHSDVMATRATGFALLSSASVQEAMDFALIAQAATLKTRIPFIHFFDGFRTSHEVSKIEMLSDEHMRAMIDEGLVAAHRSRALSPDHPVLRGTAQNPDVYFQARETVNPYYLACPDMVQETMDEFARLVGRRYQLFEYYGAPEAERVIVLMGSGCETVHETVDYLNQRGENVGLLKVRLYRPFDLKRFIDTLPATVKTLAVLDRTKEPGSVGEPLYLDCINALHEGMNNGWIKHFPKVIGGRYGLSSKEFTPAMVKGIFDHLSGNSLKNHFTIGINDDVTHTSLPYDADFSTEPESVIRALFYGLGSDGTVGANKNSIKIIGENTDNYAQGYFVYDSKKAGAVTVSHLRFGPQPIHSTYLVTRPNFVACHQPVFLERYDMLEGVVQGGTFLLNSAYGPDEAWQHLPRGLQEHILKKKLKFYVIDATKVARESGMGGRINTVMQVCFFALSKVLPKDEAIAAIKHSIEETYGKKGEEIVRINLAAVDHTLAHLFEVKIPDRLNGYLAVPPPPTTHAAPFVRDVLGKIIAGKGDELPVSAMPVDGTFPTGTAKWEKRNLALEIPVWEPDICIQCGKCAMVCPHAVIRIKAYDEKHLAGAPPTFKAEKARDREWQGLKYTIQVAPEDCTGCALCVDICPAKKKSETRIKAINMRPQPPLREQERENWDFFLSIPEMDRRQIKVNSIRQQQVQEPLFEFSGACAGCGETPYVKLVTQLFGDRALVANATGCSSIYGANLPTTPWTANAEGRGPAWSNSLFEDNAEFGLGFRLAIDKQRDMAAQLLHNLSNMVGEDLVNAILGAPQKDEADIYEQRLRVDLLKKKLQRLDSAEAKKLLGLADMLVKKSVWIMGGDGWAYDIGFGGLDHVLASGRDVNILVLDTEVYSNTGGQMSKATPRGAVAKFAAGGKPAAKKDLGLIAMTYGNVYVARVAMGAKDEHTLKAFLEAEAYEGPSLIIAYSHCIAHGINMATAMQNQKAAVDSGQWLLYRYHPERAKHGENALQLDSPAPKMPVEKYLYMENRFKMLTKSRPEDAKRMLKEAQEDVDLRWKLYEHMAARGVESRKLKSEG is encoded by the coding sequence ATGAAAACAAAAAATTTTCAAACCCTTGACGGCAATGAGGCTGTCGCTCACGTGGCGTTCCGCGTGAATGAAGTCATCGCGATTTATCCGATCACCCCGTCTTCGCCGATGGGCGAATGGGCGGATGCCTGGGCCTCGGAACGCAGCCCGAATTTGTGGGGCGTCGTTCCCTCCGTTGTCGAAATGCAAAGCGAGGCGGGCGCTGCCGGCGCAGTACACGGTTCTTTGCAAGCCGGCGCCTTGACGACGACGTTCACTTCGTCGCAGGGGCTATTATTGATGATTCCCAATATGTATAAAATTGCAGGCGAGTTGACCCCGGTGGTGTTTCATGTTGCCGCGCGCTCGCTTGCGGCTCAGGCGCTTTCAATTTTTGGCGATCACAGCGATGTGATGGCGACGCGCGCCACGGGTTTTGCTTTGCTCTCCTCGGCTTCCGTGCAAGAGGCGATGGATTTTGCGCTCATCGCGCAGGCCGCCACACTCAAAACGCGGATACCATTCATACACTTTTTCGACGGCTTTCGGACTTCGCATGAAGTTTCGAAGATCGAAATGCTGTCCGATGAGCATATGCGCGCGATGATCGATGAAGGCTTGGTGGCGGCGCATCGCAGCCGCGCCTTGTCGCCGGATCATCCGGTGCTGCGCGGCACGGCGCAAAACCCCGACGTCTATTTTCAAGCGCGCGAAACCGTGAATCCTTATTATCTCGCATGTCCGGACATGGTGCAGGAAACCATGGACGAATTTGCGCGCCTCGTGGGCCGGCGCTATCAGTTATTCGAATATTATGGCGCGCCTGAGGCCGAGCGTGTGATTGTGCTGATGGGCTCGGGCTGTGAAACCGTGCATGAAACCGTCGATTATCTCAATCAACGCGGCGAAAATGTCGGCCTGCTCAAAGTGCGGTTGTATCGTCCATTCGACCTGAAGCGTTTTATTGACACGCTGCCGGCAACGGTGAAAACCCTGGCCGTGCTCGATCGCACGAAAGAACCGGGCAGCGTGGGCGAGCCGCTTTATCTCGATTGCATCAACGCCCTGCACGAAGGGATGAACAACGGCTGGATCAAACATTTTCCGAAAGTGATCGGCGGGCGCTACGGCCTTTCCTCCAAAGAGTTCACCCCGGCAATGGTTAAGGGGATTTTCGATCATCTTTCCGGGAATTCGCTCAAGAACCACTTCACCATCGGCATTAACGATGACGTGACGCACACCAGTCTACCGTATGATGCGGACTTTTCGACTGAGCCGGAAAGCGTGATTCGCGCGCTGTTTTACGGCCTGGGCTCGGACGGCACCGTGGGCGCAAATAAAAATTCCATCAAAATCATCGGCGAAAACACGGACAACTATGCGCAAGGCTATTTTGTCTATGATTCCAAAAAAGCGGGCGCGGTCACGGTTTCGCATTTGCGTTTCGGCCCGCAACCGATTCACTCGACGTATTTGGTCACGCGGCCGAATTTCGTCGCCTGCCATCAGCCGGTTTTTCTCGAACGCTATGATATGCTCGAAGGCGTGGTGCAAGGCGGCACGTTTTTGTTGAACAGCGCGTACGGTCCCGACGAAGCCTGGCAGCATTTGCCGCGCGGCTTGCAGGAGCACATTCTCAAGAAGAAATTGAAATTTTATGTGATTGACGCCACCAAAGTGGCGCGCGAAAGCGGCATGGGCGGCCGCATCAACACCGTGATGCAAGTATGCTTTTTTGCCCTGTCGAAGGTGTTGCCGAAAGACGAGGCGATTGCCGCCATCAAGCATTCGATTGAAGAAACCTACGGCAAAAAAGGCGAGGAAATCGTGCGTATCAATCTCGCCGCGGTTGATCACACGCTGGCGCATTTGTTCGAGGTGAAAATTCCGGACCGGCTGAACGGTTATCTTGCGGTGCCGCCGCCGCCCACGACGCACGCGGCGCCGTTTGTGCGCGACGTGCTGGGCAAAATTATCGCCGGCAAAGGCGATGAACTGCCGGTGAGCGCCATGCCGGTGGATGGCACCTTTCCGACCGGCACGGCAAAATGGGAAAAACGCAATCTCGCCCTCGAAATTCCAGTGTGGGAACCGGACATTTGCATTCAATGCGGCAAATGCGCCATGGTTTGTCCGCATGCCGTGATTCGCATCAAAGCCTATGACGAGAAACATCTCGCGGGCGCGCCGCCGACCTTCAAAGCCGAGAAGGCGCGCGACCGTGAATGGCAGGGTTTGAAATACACGATTCAAGTGGCGCCGGAAGATTGCACCGGCTGCGCGTTGTGTGTTGATATTTGCCCGGCCAAGAAAAAATCCGAAACGCGTATCAAAGCGATCAACATGCGGCCGCAACCGCCGTTGCGCGAACAGGAACGCGAGAATTGGGATTTCTTCCTGAGCATTCCAGAAATGGATCGCCGCCAGATCAAAGTGAACAGCATCCGCCAGCAGCAAGTGCAGGAGCCGCTGTTCGAGTTCTCCGGCGCGTGCGCCGGTTGCGGTGAAACGCCTTACGTCAAGCTGGTCACACAATTGTTCGGCGATCGCGCGTTGGTGGCCAATGCCACGGGCTGTTCCTCGATTTATGGCGCGAATCTGCCGACGACGCCGTGGACGGCAAATGCCGAAGGACGCGGCCCGGCGTGGTCAAACTCGCTGTTCGAAGATAATGCCGAGTTCGGTTTGGGATTTCGCCTGGCAATCGACAAGCAAAGAGATATGGCGGCGCAGTTGCTGCACAATCTTTCGAATATGGTCGGCGAGGATTTGGTCAACGCGATTCTCGGGGCGCCGCAAAAAGACGAAGCGGATATTTACGAGCAGCGGTTGCGCGTGGATTTGCTCAAGAAAAAATTACAGCGCCTGGACTCGGCAGAGGCTAAAAAGCTGCTGGGCCTCGCCGACATGCTGGTGAAAAAGAGCGTGTGGATTATGGGCGGCGACGGCTGGGCGTATGACATCGGCTTTGGCGGCCTTGATCACGTGCTGGCCAGCGGCCGCGATGTGAATATCCTCGTGCTCGACACCGAAGTTTATTCCAACACCGGTGGGCAAATGTCCAAAGCCACGCCGCGCGGCGCAGTGGCGAAATTTGCCGCCGGCGGCAAGCCTGCCGCGAAAAAAGATCTCGGTTTGATTGCGATGACTTACGGTAATGTGTATGTCGCGCGCGTCGCCATGGGCGCAAAAGACGAGCATACACTCAAGGCTTTTCTCGAAGCGGAAGCTTACGAAGGCCCGTCGTTGATTATCGCGTACAGCCATTGCATTGCGCACGGCATCAACATGGCCACGGCCATGCAAAACCAAAAAGCCGCGGTGGATTCCGGGCAATGGCTGCTCTACCGCTATCATCCCGAGCGTGCGAAACACGGCGAAAACGCGCTGCAACTCGATTCGCCCGCGCCCAAAATGCCGGTGGAAAAATATCTCTACATGGAAAACCGTTTCAAGATGCTCACCAAAAGCAGACCGGAGGACGCCAAACGCATGCTGAAGGAAGCGCAGGAGGATGTGGATTTGCGCTGGAAGCTTTATGAGCATATGGCCGCACGTGGGGTGGAAAGCCGCAAATTAAAAAGTGAAGGATGA